One Thermomonas paludicola genomic window, TGGCCGATCTGGTCGGGCTGGGCAAGCCCGATAGCCAGCAGCAGATGGTCATCGAGGTCATCTTCGGCTTGATGGGCTATGTGGCCAAGGCCGATCGGCTGGTCAGCAGCCACGAATCCAACCTCGCCAACACGATCATGGACGAAACCGACCTGTCGATGGCCGCGCGGCGCATCGCCATGGAGGCCTTCGAACGCGGGATGGCACGCAACATCAACGTTCCCGCCGAACTGCTGCGCTTCACCGACGCCTGCCCGGCCGGCTCGCCGAACGCCGAACGGCTGTATGACGCATTGCTGCGCCTGGCGGCATCGGACGGCCGCCTGGATCCCCGCGAGTACGACACGATGGTGCAAGTGACCCAGCAGCTCGGGCTGCCTGCGGCCACCCTGGAAAACAAGCTGGCCATGTTCAACGTCCGTCGCTGAGCCTGCGCAACGGGCAGCGCTGCGCCGCACGTGCACGGCGTAGCGGGCTGCGGATTTTCTCGCCGCCCCGCGCGATGCTGCATTGCGGCGTAAAATAGGCCGCTGCACAGCAGCTCCCCCCACGCACATGGCCTCGCCCTTCGGCACCGAAACAGTGCTTGATGTTCGTCACTGGACGGACGCCTACTTCAGCTTCACTACCACCCGTGACGATGGCTTCCGTTTCGACAACGGCCAGTTCGTGATGATCGGGCTGGAGGTCGAGCAGCCGGACGGCAGCCGCAAGCCGCTGATGCGCGCTTATTCGATCGCCAGCGCGAACTGGGAAGAGCAGCTGGAATTCTTCAGC contains:
- a CDS encoding TerB family tellurite resistance protein; this translates as MITPPLFSGLPVAQDAGKVNRGSDIMGGSDNTSGKFEGFRGVLNDIGLLLADLVGLGKPDSQQQMVIEVIFGLMGYVAKADRLVSSHESNLANTIMDETDLSMAARRIAMEAFERGMARNINVPAELLRFTDACPAGSPNAERLYDALLRLAASDGRLDPREYDTMVQVTQQLGLPAATLENKLAMFNVRR